The DNA region GGAGCAGGGGAAAGCTGCTCCCTCCTCACCTCAGGCAGCGCGTCCAGCACTAGAGCCAGCTGGGCGGCATCTCCGTACTGCTGGAGCGCTTCAGCCTTCAGCTTCATCCTCTCAGCCTCCGCCATCCCGATGGCCTCAATCACAAAAGCCTCCGCTTCTCCGATCTTGCGGATCTTTTCTGCCTCCGCCTGAGCAATGAGGACTTGCTTCACCCTGGAAAGGGAAACCCAGCCCTCCAGCAGCCCAGATCCCCGCAGTGTACCCAGGATTGCTTCCCTCCCTCCGTCAGCAGCGTGCCTGCCCCGTAGAGAGCCCACAAGCTGGGTCTCCGTGCAGCACCCGCTCCGCCTTGCTCCCACCTTACCCCAGCCCAGCGTGCGGCCGGGCTCGGGGCTGGCCCAGGTCACAGGCTCACTCACTTCTCGCCCTCGGCGATCTGCTGGATACGGTAGGCTTCGGCCTCGGCCGGCCGCTTCACAGTGGCTATCAGCTCCTTCTCCATCCGGATGATCTCTTTCTCTTCGACGTCAATCTGCTTCTTGCGCTGCACCACCTCGATTTCAATTTCCTCTTGGCGGATCTTCTGCTGCTCCCGGGCGCTCTGGAGCTCGTAGGCCAGCTGGGCCTCCGCAGTCTGCACAGGAGAGAGATAAGAAGAGGGGTCTTGGCCGTGATCTCCTGTGCACAGACGTAAGGACCCTTGGCAGGCCCTGAAACCAGACATGGCTCCTGCTGCCACGCCCCTACGCAGGGGTGACATCCCAATCCTCAGAGCTGCCCTTGCTGTCCTTCACCATGGGCTCTTCCCACAGCACTTGAGCCCAACCAGCTCCGGGTTCAGCTTGGATGATCCTCCCCACCATTTCCTCTCCTTCTAGTCCCACCTAACCGTAGCAAACAGGAGAGGAATCACACAAGGAGCTCACACCGTGACACAGAAACCTGGGttctccagctccagctctcCTAACACGtgcaggaggaggaagtggaTGAGTCCCACAGCTACCAATACCATCACAAACCAGCCAGGGAACAGCGGTGGGCTGTCGGATACCTCTCACCTTAATGTTGACCTCCTCACTGAAGGCAGCTTTCTGCAATTCAAAAGCCCGTCTGGAATCTGCTATTTTGGTATCTGCCATGAACTTGACATCCAGCATTTCTTTCTTGCACTCTGCCTCCTGCAGAGAGCAAACAGAGAGCAGAGCTCCAGGCTGTGCAGCTGGAGCAAAACAGGCTCCTCTGGGGAAGTCCAGCACGTCTCTGGACTCACCCGAATGCCAGCATCTCGCTCGGCTTCTGCCACACCGATGTCTGCATCCCTTCGGACAGCCGCAGTCTGAGTCTTTCCCAGGGAGCTCAGGTAATCCACTTTATCATAGACATCCTGGAGAGGGGAAGATAAGTCACAACCACTTCACACGAGCGACTCTATCTTGCTCCCTTGAGCAACCACTTGTGCAGTTAGGCTGTGATCAGAAGGAGCCATGTCAGCCTGCTGCCAAACAGAAACAGGCGTGACAGGGAGAGGTGGGCTCTCCCGACATCTTCCCCCTGACTCCCTGGAGGCTTGGGTTATCAGCCAGCTCTTGCCACGAGCCGTGTTTACAGAGGCAGCTAAGCGGGTGCTCTTCGCCCAGCTGCCTGGATACAGGACATGCTGAGGCGGCTGTCATGGAAACTCCCAGAGGGCTGGGGCAGGCTGTCAGCCGGAGCCTTTCAGCCAGCTGCAGCAGAGGGGACAAGGCCAGGCTCTGTTGTCCTGCTTCTACAGCGCTGCTGGGTGCCCTGTAGTGCAGTGCCCTACGTCTGGGTGTACCTTGATGGTGAAGCTCAGGATCTCGATACCCATGCGACCCACGTCGGGAGCTGCCACCTCCCGCACCAGCTTGGCAAACTGATCCCTGTCCTGGTAGATCTGCTCCACTGTCAGGGTACCTGCAGAGGAAGGTGAAGCACTTTACTTGGAACATTTAACACACAACGGCATGGGTCTAAACTCAGCAACATCCCTGTTGTCCCTAATCTCTTTGGGTCTGGGCACAAGGGCGTAATCCTCTGCCCAGGCCCTGCAGCGTGCACAAACATCTCGGTCTCACAAGTGCAACCACCACACACACGTGCTACCTGTAACCCACAGGGACTCAGACATCTCTTACTGCAGGCACTGAAAACTCATTTATCACAACACCCAGCCACACGGCAGGAGCTGCTGCAAGGGAGGAACAATCTAAGATGCCACCTCTGCAGTCAGCAGAGGAAGCACCCGTTGTGGCTGCTGCGGTGGTGGCAATACTGCTGGGACCAGCTAGCGGGGAACGGGGAAACCTACTCGAGATGCCTTAAAGAGCATGAGCCCCTCCACACCTAGGATGGAGCGCAGATGCCCCTCCAGTGTCTGAAGGACCACGTTCTTCACATCCTGCACGTTCTTCCCCAAGAACTGCTCACAGGCCACAGCCAGGAGCTCCTTCTCGGTCATTATCTTCACCTAGAGAGAGGAGACAAAACCAAAGGGACTGAAGGCGCCTGTCTGAAGAGGGACAGGcacccaacagcagcagcagcagcagaagcagcagtacCACCACCAGGCTGCCAGGCCCCCGATGCTACCGATGCTCCACGGGACCATGCTGTGCTGTCACCACGCTGAGCCAGGCCACTGGAGCAGCCAGGGAGCCCCCCGCTCGCTGCTGCTAGGGGAGGgccctgctgcaggcacaggcagcagcgCCAGGGTCCGGGGCAGACACCTCCCCAAACCCCGACTGCAGCGCAGCGAGGAGAGGGGCTCCCTGCAGCCATCTGTCCCACAGCAGTGGCCACCAGCTGACGTGGGGACAGAGCGTGGCCCTACAAGTCCCACCTGATGAAAACTCTACCAAAGAGCTTTGAACTACCAGTTCAGCCACTGCGCCAATGTCAGACCTAGGAGGAGAGGGCTTTCTATTACTACCCCTGGCCAAAAGCCATTTCGttacctttctcttcctcctccttcactagaattaatttttctgacaTGGGAAAGGCAGAGAACAAGGAAGAGTCTGAAATGCCCAAGGCGCAGCTTGGGAACAGGGGCTCCATTTGGCATTCCCTGCAAGGatagatgagatgagatgagatgagatgagatgagatgagatgagatgagatgagatgagatgagatgagatggcCACAGCACACTGGTTTGTCCTGCTCGTGGCTGGGAGCTCCCAGACGCCCTTCGCGCTGACCCCAGTGTACCGTGGCCAGGACCTGGTTGTCCCACTCCGCATGGTCAGTCTGGTGACGATCTCCAGAGGTGGGACACAGCCACCCTGGTGCCACTTTCACCTCCCACAGTCAGAGCCAGGCATAAAAGCATCCCCAGGTCCAGACAAGCCAGAGTCTTAAGATGGGCCTAGCTGACCACGGGGCTCCTTTTAAGGGCGAAGTGGGTTAAAAATCTCTGTGGAGATGTGTGCTCATGGAGCTCTGTAGCACCCAGCTATAAGGAGCTACAACCCACCAAGGTGACACAGCTCCTGGTGGCCAGGTCCAGTCTGAGGGCTCAGGCAAAGCCTGGACACAGGGACGTCTGTGTGTCTGGCAGCACCAGAGAAGGAAGCAGGGCCATACCagccacacagctctgctgggacctCTAGGTGCTGAGCAGGTCCCACAGCACCCTCTCATGGAGACGTCTGGGCTGGGCAgtgcctcctgccccaggagaTGCTGGTGGCACCCTGTGTCCTGCTCCAAGGGCCACGGCTGGACCTGCTCTACCTGTGATGCCAGCATGGCCCTGACTCAGAGACCTCTGAAACTTCAGGCGGTGCAGAGGGGCCCTCCGAGGGTCCCAGTTCATGCTCTTGATGGGTTCACAGCCGACAGACCTCATCACAACACCTACAAGGTCGCTTTTCAGGGTCAAACTGCTGGCAAAAGCAACACAACTATTTCTTGAGAAAGCTGAGAAAGTCTGATAGCCCACAAGTCTGAAATGATCCCGCAGCCCAACAGCGGCACCGGGCCCCGGCACCGCCAGAGCGCCGGGCAACTGGGACTGGCCACCACCTTCGAAGGGGACCAGAGGTGGACCGTGTTAGACATGCTGAGCTGACCAAGACACAGCTGCCACAACCCTACCCTTAGCAACATGAAGAAACACCAACCTGGGCTGAGCCTATCTCCTACCTGTGCTTCTCAGGATGGGTGTCCCAGTGAAAATGCTAAACTGAATCTCAGGCAAGCGTGGCAAtcctcttctgctttctctgggCTCCTTACAGGGCCAGGCCACCACCACAGCTTCTTGTCCCTGCACCCCGGGCCAGCAGTGTGCACTTCCTACACAAGGGGGAGTTGGGAGAGCTGCTCATGCAGCTGCACCCAGGAGTGTGGGCCCTGCACAAGGCTCATCTTGCGGCAAACTGGAGGTTTTTGCAAATACCCAAACCAATTAGAGTCAGCAGCAACATTTATGGTGTGCATCTGCCAGCAATTCCACCTCTCTAAACAATCCCTACCCTTTGGGAGCTACAGAGAGGACAGTCAGAGCACGGAGCGGGATGTTCGTTTAGAGAGTCCCTGTGGTACTTAACAGGAGCAAGGAATGGTTCAGCCTCTGTGAATAAAGccagccagcagcctgcctgcacccGTCAACCCTGGGCAGCCCGAAGGAGCCTGGCTATCCACTGAATATGGATGTCAACCTACAAAGCCAAAGGTTGCACAAAACACAACAGAGTTGAGCAATTTGCGCTCAGCTTGTGTCCAGCATTTCAGACGGGGCACTGCGACACTTGGTGCTTCTTCAGATGTCATTCACATCAGAGAGAGAGTTTAGCTGGCAGGAAATCAGAGGGCCTCCATAAAACAATCCCATCTGGAGGATCAATACTGCAGCACCCAGCTCCAGGCAGCTGCAATCACAGCAAGGGGTGAGCAGAGACAATCCAATTAGCCTGAGGCTACCAGAAAAATGGTAGGAAGGATAAGGAGCCCCGCTGGCCTAtggcagcagcatcccagcacaCCCCAAGCACCCAGTCAACGCAGGAAGGAGGCTACTGGTGAGTAATCGTTACATCCCTCTTCAAAACAAGAACAGCATCCTTATGCACATTAAGCACTTCTAGCATTAtggcaaacattttaaaaggtgtttctctagaaataatttatttccttttttgcacaagcccttaaaagaaaaatgtttgcctCAAAAGTACTTCTGCAAAAATAAGGTAACCTCTGCCATGCACATCCCCAGCTGCCTCAAGCTTGCCTTCTGCATGACAATTCCTTGCATCTCACAAGCCTAaacctttaaaattaattgtcagcgaaaaaaaatgaacagtgaGAAGTGAGAATAACATGAATGAGGTGAATTGGGGAGTTGCATTTTTAAATCAAGGCACCTGGTGATCCAGCCTCCTGCTAGCATGCACCGCCCAGCCTAGACCATTTTGCAGGCAATGGAAGGATGACCCAAAACTAGGTCAAAAAGGGACTGCTGGCTTCACAGAAATacctttttcaaacacagaaggaaaagccTACAGACTTATGAAATGTGTGTGAGGGGAGACACGGGTGCACGTACTTTGCCAACCGTGCAAAGACCACTGTGGTTATGTGACACATTAGCAGCTAAATGGATATAAAGAATGGAAAAATTGGAAACAAGGGGGTTGGTTCACACCATTAGAGCCAGGAGGAGCCCAAGAAGCTGGCTCCCGTGCTGGTGCTCTTGCACGTAGCCATGTTCCACAACAGCAGCAGGGCGACGGATTATCTGCTGTTGAGTCACGGTCGTGCCCAGCCCTTCTGCCATGTGCGACAATCCAGAAACTGCTCCTGGCTGAATTCACATCCTCGCTTATGCACAGACACAGCACACAGCTCCTCTGCAACGTCAGTTCAGAGCAAACCAATGAACCCAGGGAGGGATCCGCTGCTCTGGAAAGCACTGGGTGAAATCTGTCAAGCGTTTGGTCTTTAAAagggctgcagcagccacagTGCTCTTCCCTGGGGGGAGCCTTTTGACGCACGTGGGATTTTGGCCACATCAGTGCGTCACTCAGCAGCTCCCCTCAGCTCCACTGCTCACTACAGGGAATGTGGCAGTCACCTCTCCTGCAACAACAGACCTGGACATGTCTTAGGACACACGGTGACCACAGCCTTGTGTGCACCGAGAACCACTGCCTTGGTTTTATACACCCAGAATGAGCTGTCAGGAGCAATTTTCAATCCAAGCATCCAGCTGTCCATCTGGGGAGTCAAATTCTGTCGAAAGCTAACAACGTTTTCCTCCCAGCATCCTCCCCAAGGCAGGACCTGGTCACAAGGACCAACTCCATATCAGGGCAGCAGACCTCAGAGTCTAAGAAATGCAGGTCTTTAAGTGTACTATCACAAGCAGCAAGAGCTTCATAAGTGAAAGCCAGAAGGCCTGAGAGAATCAAAATTCAATTCAAGCCAGAAATTTTACACCCAAATTTTAGTGCCTGGAGGGACTAAGTTCTTTCTTCAAGCTTTAACTCACCGTGAAGAATTACAAGGTCCAAATGCTAATAATAATAACCCAAAGCAACATAATGCTCAATACCATCTCAGGAGTGAATGGCTCAGTGCTGCAGGGTCACACACAGCTCCAAGGGCACTGCGGTACATCAGCGTTTCACAAACAGATcaagtcacacacacacacacctcatTTGCCACGTGGACAAATGAGACACGAGAAAAAGAGGAATGattttggggagaggaggagaggtcACAACCCCCTTCACAACATGGGACATGCTGTAGTGTGTTTGAACCAACGAGGACTGTGTGATTGTACAAAAATTTGTTTCGGAGCAGTTGGCTTCTGTTCCTGGACAACAGTAACCTCTTAAGGGGAAAAACCAGAGGTAAGTTAGAGACATGCATTCCTGAAATGTTTTGGAGTTACTGTACCTGTGCCACACCTGTGACAGTTAAAGCTACCCCCTCCGCCGTCTCTACGTCCTCACACCTGGGCTGTAACGTCATTATCTCTAGGGAAATCCTGCCAAAAAACGTAAAATATTTGCACCTTTCCAGGTAACACACACTCAGCTCTTCCCTTTGCATCTCCTGCCCCGGGTTACCTGCCGCACTCATCACAGGTAATGCAAGACAGGCACAGAATGCAGCTACATCTGTGACTGGAGACAGACAAGTCACTTTGGCCAAGAAATAGATTTTCAGATAACGTTTAAGGGCAATTGATCAGCAGAGAAAGGCTGGGAGCCAGACTGGAAATGATACAGTGAGCCTTTCCCTTCTGCTGGGCTAGCGAGGTGGCTAGAAGCTAGCTGCTTTGGGACCCCAAAGGGCCCTCCATCGGAAGCTCGCTGTGCCACGCTGCCCAACGCTGGGGCAACACGTGCTCTCCCTGGCTGGTGTCACTGGTTTAAAAGCACAGCATGGACCCGGGatgctcccgcccgccccgcactGCCACCCTCACAAGAGCCCTGGTGCTTGGCAAAACCCGGAGCTGATGCTGCAAGAAGCAGCCCTGCCTTTGCCCTCGCCGGGTTAGTATTAACACAGACCTACCCCCTGATGTGGTTCACCTCTCCCTTTATCTTTCCTGTGTCCCGTGACCCAAAGGCAGATAGAAGTGAGTGTGCAGCTCTTTAGGGCCATGCCTGTACAGTATCAGGCACCCAGGAACAGATCCTGCAGGTCCAGAGCTTTTTCGGTCACCCGAGGTGGGCTTGAGGCACTTTGGTCAGACCCAGCAATCTGCAGGTCGTGACTTGGTAAAACAAGAGACATGCCTGGTCATGGCAGGTTCTGCTTCAGGAAGCAAAGCCTGGCTCTTGTGTCAGCCAGCGTTGGGAGGCAGGACAGAGAGCCACGGGGCAGACAGCTCGTGTCAGTGAACATTAGGTCAAACACCTGAACCATGAAGGGGCTGCACTGGGCTGCTGCCTGCACGCCGAGTCGCTCCAGGATTGGCTGGAAGGGCCGAAACGTGTCTCTGCAAGTCCACGCCTGCCTTGGCCGCTGTCCTAATTAAACTGGCACACAAACTGGGAGCTGATAAAACAGATCCCGCTGTCCAAGACGCACACAGGCATTTTTTGCCATATGCATTCACAGCTTTAATTAGCTAGTGCAGGATTTTAGCCTTCTGAAGACCTAATCAAtactttgaatttaatttcaATACTGTGCTGCTTCTTAGCCAGCAAGTCACAGGGCTGTTTGGTAATTACTGCTACACCAGTTCATAACTGCTCACAGTGCAAACACTAATCCTGTGTGTTGCAACTCACCCGAGGTCTCTATGCTGTACTTTCAAACGTGACAACATCCAAAATGGGCACTGTCTCCATGCGGAGGAAGAAGGGCTGAGTGGAAACCCATATCCAAAACTGCAGAGCCAGGTATGGTTGCGAGTTCTTCACATGTGTACAGGTTTCCTTTTGAAACAGCACGAGACCTGCCTTCCCACCTACCCCAAATCCTGTACAGAACCCAGTCTGGCCTGCTTGTGGCTCCACACAAAAGCAGATGCCCTTCTGGTCTCCACCAAGCACACAGTGGAAACAGTGCTGTCAAGGAAAGGGTTACAGCTCGAGCAAATGTCTGCCGCGTTATCAGAAGGAGCCAGTACAGCAAGGCTGAATTTGGAATTTGCCGAGTATGCATCTGTCTGCATTACCTATAAACTGTGGAGTGTGCGCCAGGGCAAGTGccggagaaggggaaggagaggagggtaTTGAGATTTCAACTGTCCCATTAGAAAACCATTAGTTTTTATgtaatcctgctgctgctgctgctgttgctgctgctcaaAACAGAGGGACAAACGGTTAGACATGACGTTAGGAAGCTGGTGGATTATTACCTGTGCAACCCCTGTTACGTACAGTGGGACCCCCTCCGACGTCTCAATATTCTCACAGCGACAGAGGATGGTCATAACCTCCAAAGACAGTCTGAGCAGCAAGGAATAAGGGTAGGACAGCAAATACACAAAGCAGTTATCAAAGAGTAAGACACCCATCGCAAAGGACAGACGAGACTTTCAGGTTTTGGCTCTTCCCTGTTCAGTTTGCCTCTCTCCCGCTGcccactcccagggctctgtagcACTGGGCCAGAGCAGCTTCCCTCGTTGCAGCAGGGAGTTTGCAGCATCCAGCTGCTTCTTTTAATGAGGATAAACACTGCGGGGGCTCGTCTCCACCCTGCGTCCTGTAAATCACAGCAGATGAAACCGAACCGTGTATCCCACCTGGACTGCCATCCTGGAGTCAACTGGAATTCTATGTTGGAATAATCCTCACACAGAAAAATCCTTTTCGTAATAATTTAGATAATTCTATGCCAGCATTTAagagaggccacaaagatgaaaATGCCAGGGACTTGGCCACCCACCCCTGGCTAAGGCATTGATGAGAGAAGGTGCTTCCAAGTGCTGTCCTGAGAAGCTGAATAATACCATTTGGTTCCCCCAGAGGCATGTAAGACCGCGCTGCCTCTCTcgctgcttttatttctgaccCTTAAACAGggacaggatttttttaattttttttttttttccccagttctcaaGGTTGCAGCAGGATAagagcccagcaccctgccagctctAACTGTTCCTTTTGTTCCCAGGTTAGTGCTACCTGGCGGGATGCCGCTGACAGCAACACAATTGCTGCTGTCTCTCTTGCTTTCAGCACTGGCAGTTCCAGAAAAGATGTCCTGATTTCAGAGGAGGAAATCTGCCTCACTCTTCATGTTAATGCAGCAGGCTCCATCTGTGGCATGGTTTATGGTATTTGGGAAAGGCTCTGTTCTCAAAAGGAGAAGTAAGCCCCATATCCCATAGCATGAGCTGGGGGTATAGATTTTAAAGATTTGTTTGGGTGCTGGCATTTCTGTCAAGAGCCCCGTTTGCTAAATAATGCACAGACCTCTATCATATGACAGCTCATTCCTGGCAAGCAGTTCTTGGCCCTGGACTCACCCTTTGCTTAACTTAATAAGCCAGCCTCCTGAACACGTCTGCTATCTCCTGCACATGGCAGGTCAAGGTCCTAAGCTGTTCTCCGGGCTTCTCACACAACAAGAGGAGGAGCAGAAACCATTTGTTCAAATCAACAGTTTTCCCAACAAGATGCCTCACAAGAATTCAGGAATGAAGCTTGTCTGGATCAAACACAGTTCTTGAGCATTGAGCCCAAAAGTGgggcttttccttcccctcccacctcaCATGAGCATCGCTGGAGAGCCCGGGCTAAAGCAGTGGGTGTTAGCCGAGACCTCTTCATGCAGCCCGAGCACTGCGGTAGGCTCTCATAGCAATCCTGAGTACCCGCCACCCGGGAGAGGGCCCGAGAGCTGTCGTGACCCAgttgccagcagcagccaggacccTTTCGAACAAGGCAAGCGGCCTGAGCCCCTGGTGAACAGCAGCTACAGCAGCGTGTCATCTGCAGAGCGAGGGCAGCAACATGCTCACTTTGTCTGCTGGGGGCAACACATGAACAGGGAAAAGAGGTGGCAAGATCAGGCAGTAAGGGTTAACTACAACCTCTGGCCATCACTCAGTGCAAAAACCCAAAAGTCACGTCTTTATCCTTTTTCCCTATGATTTTTTACACAGATGGAGGAAACCTGCATTGGTGAGCATGAGGGAGGTGTTAGGAGAGAGTAACATTCCCACAGACCCTAACGACAAAGAGCTACATTAGCAGGACAGCAGCGTTATCACAGCACGTTAATTCAGAGACCAGTGCGGTAAGAAGCAGCAAGCAAAATCCACAACTGAcgaaagggagagaaaggaaatcCTCTGGTTTTAAATAGGAAGAGAGTCTGCTCCCAAGGTGACAGCAGTCAGCATATCTTTAGAAAAATAGACTTGAGGAGCAGGAGGGGGCACTGGCCCACTGCACGCCACAAACGTTTGTTACTGGTGGAGAGTTTGGGCCATACTGGGCAGAACTCAACTCCTCTTGTGAACTCATGGATGAGCCAGCCCGGTGGCCCCACTGCCCAGCACCTCTGTGAGAGCCTGGTAGCTGCGCAGCGCTGCGAAGGCAGTGGCAGAGGACAGCAGGGCTCTTGCCTTCCTCAGCACTCACTGCACCAGCACAGGAAGAAACACACTGACCAGCCTTGGTGggttttatgtaaataaaaaagaagcagaaaggaaaaaaagtaggaaaaaaaaaagtgattgccTTGGGTTTCAGAAGCGATGGGGCCAGAGAGGCCATTTGAAAAGTACATCAGCTGAAAGCAtgggctttcttttcctttttgtcttttgcaCTGCAATACCCACCTGCCCCCAGGCAAGTAGTCAGCACAGAACTGCCCCATCctgcaattttattttgtgcATCATCATTTTCTGTCAGGTAAGCCTGAAATGACAGGATTACTTCCTGTGGGGCCCTGGACAACCTCAGCCCCCACCACTCAAAGCCCAGGATGGCCAGAACTGTGTGGTTGTGAGTGACCCTACGCTTCAAGGCACCACACAGGGCACATCTTGCTCCTTCCCGGTACTTCCAGTGCAGCTTTCCTCCAAAGGACTGGGAGCTGGTCACAGCCAAAGGCAGCAGACTGGACTGATGCTCATCCATGGTTTCATACGCAGTGCCCATGTTCCTAAAGATACTGCTGACAGCCCTACTGGGATGGTTTTGCCTAACTCCTACTCCAAAACCACGAATAATGGGGGTTCTCCTTACCTTTGGGTGTCAGTAATGCACCACCAAGCCCAGGCCCAGCCTCCGTATACGTACTGCTTTACATCAGAGCcacagcagccacctgcagcacagcagaaagcacagagatGTAGGGATTACACATCACACCCTGTTCTCAGCCAGGAAAGAACCTGCCCCCAGCCTGAGTCACCAGCAGAACAACTTCATAACAaggctgcccagccctgcagggGAAGCACCTCAACTCGGCCACGTTACAGCAACGGGTGCTACCAagccaagctctgcagcacaacccaGAAGAATCCAAGCATGCCTGCAGTGTCTGATAAATAATGAACACAGAAAACTCTTTCCAAGATCCACAGAAGGCCTCGAGCACCCTTTGGTCAGCTATAAGGCAGCCAGCCACCAGGGAACTCAACGCTCTTCCTCACCTCCACAGGCTTCACATGGCAATTTTCTAAAggcaacctctttttttttttaaattcttatagGAAAATAGCATTTGTAATAATTCAGTATGACAAACAATAACACACAGGAAGTGGCTATATTTCAAACcaggattttattttagttttgttaaGCAGTTTAAGCACTTTTAGCAACCAGAATCATTGTAAGTACATGCTTCAGTATCATTAACTGTGATGCACCAGCTCTGTCATGGAAAGCCATGTGAAAAATCCATCTCCTTTCCCTCACCCCACACTGCAAAACACCCTTAAGCCCACCAAAAAGCTACCAGGTCAGTGTTGGAGAAGGGGAGAAACCTTGAGCTCCCCCAAAATATCTCCTAGCTCTGGTTCGTGCAAGCACTACAGTGCCTGAGGCTCTGATGGTCCATCACAGAGCTGGCTGCGCGCAGAGTTCGAGCAGCCTCCAGAACTGCTCTGGCACATTTAAGATTTGACCCCAGTGAAGCTGGAAGATGCTGTCTGGATTTTCATATCTTTGATTCAAGGAAGAAGAAGCCTGTCACCTTTCAAGAGAGCAGCCAGCGACCAACCCTAGGTTTCATGCCTGGCAAGGGAGGAGCTCTGCAGCTTCCCGGCTGGGCCCAGGGCTGCGAGCCGTCTCTGAGGCAGATCAAGCCAGCAGTCCCTCCCTAGTCTGTTACCCATAATCACACTTATTACAGCAGCACCCGAGGGCCTCAGCAAGGCAACCGCTGTTACCAACAGAGCAACAGACAGTTTCAGCCCTGCGGGACGTATCTACGCAGGCAAGACAGAGCCAGCacagaggaagagcaggcacACAGGGAAAACAGCGTGGCTGCAACGCTGTGGGAGCTTCGTGTtgtgggaggggaaaggaagaacTATGAAGGCAGCAGACAGCAGCCACAGAAGACAGCTCTTTTAAGAGAAATGACAATTATTAAGTTTGCTGCAATAGGTCAAAAATGAAGAAGCAAAGGCAGCACACATCCAGGCCAGCGTGCCAGCAGGGCCCTCTGGTCCACAGGAGGGGACTctgtcctccccatcctcctcctcctccccatcctcaaGCATTTGGTCATATTCTGCTATCAGCTAAAGATACTGCCTGCTTCACTGGCTTCCATGCAACGGCTGATAAACCAGCAGATCAGCCCCATCTGCAACTCCTCACTCTCCGATTTCAGTAGGAAGTAAACACAAATGGGAGACAGATTTACACACTTTTTCAGGTCTCCTGCGCTCCCCAGCCTAGAGGAATATTCTCCAGTCACCTCTGTGACAGCCTCTGGATAGCTTCTTCCTGCAGCTGGAAGGCTATTTCAGCCAGGCAAGGAATTACAGAAGCCAATGATACAATATCCTGCAGCATATTAACCTCAATGCCTTTTAACATTTCTTGGAGGACGTCAGCCCGGTTAGCTCAGCCTTTTAGCCAGGCCCTTGTTTTCCAAGAACAGGAAGGGAGGTGTTCCTGGCAGTCGGGAAAAGCAGCTCCACATGGAAAGGTATTTTATTTCACAAGGTCTACGTGGTCTTT from Strix uralensis isolate ZFMK-TIS-50842 chromosome 20, bStrUra1, whole genome shotgun sequence includes:
- the FLOT2 gene encoding flotillin-2 isoform X7, with product MTEKELLAVACEQFLGKNVQDVKNVVLQTLEGHLRSILGTLTVEQIYQDRDQFAKLVREVAAPDVGRMGIEILSFTIKDVYDKVDYLSSLGKTQTAAVRRDADIGVAEAERDAGIREAECKKEMLDVKFMADTKIADSRRAFELQKAAFSEEVNIKTAEAQLAYELQSAREQQKIRQEEIEIEVVQRKKQIDVEEKEIIRMEKELIATVKRPAEAEAYRIQQIAEGEKVKQVLIAQAEAEKIRKIGEAEAFVIEAIGMAEAERMKLKAEALQQYGDAAQLALVLDALPEIAAKVAAPLSKVDEIIILSGESSNTTSEVTRLLAEIPASVRAVTGVDLTKIPLIQKVTGAQA
- the FLOT2 gene encoding flotillin-2 isoform X6, producing MTILCRCENIETSEGVPLYVTGVAQVKIMTEKELLAVACEQFLGKNVQDVKNVVLQTLEGHLRSILGTLTVEQIYQDRDQFAKLVREVAAPDVGRMGIEILSFTIKDVYDKVDYLSSLGKTQTAAVRRDADIGVAEAERDAGIREAECKKEMLDVKFMADTKIADSRRAFELQKAAFSEEVNIKTAEAQLAYELQSAREQQKIRQEEIEIEVVQRKKQIDVEEKEIIRMEKELIATVKRPAEAEAYRIQQIAEGEKVKQVLIAQAEAEKIRKIGEAEAFVIEAIGMAEAERMKLKAEALQQYGDAAQLALVLDALPEIAAKVAAPLSKVDEIIILSGESSNTTSEVTRLLAEIPASVRAVTGVDLTKIPLIQKVTGAQA
- the FLOT2 gene encoding flotillin-2 isoform X5 translates to MTLQPRCEDVETAEGVALTVTGVAQVKIMTEKELLAVACEQFLGKNVQDVKNVVLQTLEGHLRSILGTLTVEQIYQDRDQFAKLVREVAAPDVGRMGIEILSFTIKDVYDKVDYLSSLGKTQTAAVRRDADIGVAEAERDAGIREAECKKEMLDVKFMADTKIADSRRAFELQKAAFSEEVNIKTAEAQLAYELQSAREQQKIRQEEIEIEVVQRKKQIDVEEKEIIRMEKELIATVKRPAEAEAYRIQQIAEGEKVKQVLIAQAEAEKIRKIGEAEAFVIEAIGMAEAERMKLKAEALQQYGDAAQLALVLDALPEIAAKVAAPLSKVDEIIILSGESSNTTSEVTRLLAEIPASVRAVTGVDLTKIPLIQKVTGAQA
- the FLOT2 gene encoding flotillin-2 isoform X9, with product MGNCHTVGPNEALVVSGGCCGSDVKQYVYGGWAWAWWCITDTQRLSLEVMTILCRCENIETSEGVPLISLEIMTLQPRCEDVETAEGVALTVTGVAQVKIMTEKELLAVACEQFLGKNVQDVKNVVLQTLEGHLRSILGTLTVEQIYQDRDQFAKLVREVAAPDVGRMGIEILSFTIKDVYDKVDYLSSLGKTQTAAVRRDADIGVAEAERDAGIREAECKKEMLDVKFMADTKIADSRRAFELQKAAFSEEVNIKTAEAQLAYELQSAREQQKIRQEEIEIEVVQRKKQIDVEEKEIIRMEKELIATVKRPAEAEAYRIQQIAEGEKVKQVLIAQAEAEKIRKIGEAEAFVIEAIGMAEAERMKLKAEALQQYGDAAQLALVLDALPEIAAKVAAPLSKVDEIIILSGESSNTTSEVTRLLAEIPASVRAVTGVDLTKIPLIQKVTGAQA
- the FLOT2 gene encoding flotillin-2 isoform X2, with the protein product MGNCHTVGPNEALVVSGGCCGSDVKQYVYGGWAWAWWCITDTQRLSLEVMTILCRCENIETSEGVPLYVTGVAQVKIMTEKELLAVACEQFLGKNVQDVKNVVLQTLEGHLRSILGTLTVEQIYQDRDQFAKLVREVAAPDVGRMGIEILSFTIKDVYDKVDYLSSLGKTQTAAVRRDADIGVAEAERDAGIREAECKKEMLDVKFMADTKIADSRRAFELQKAAFSEEVNIKTAEAQLAYELQSAREQQKIRQEEIEIEVVQRKKQIDVEEKEIIRMEKELIATVKRPAEAEAYRIQQIAEGEKVKQVLIAQAEAEKIRKIGEAEAFVIEAIGMAEAERMKLKAEALQQYGDAAQLALVLDALPEIAAKVAAPLSKVDEIIILSGESSNTTSEVTRLLAEIPASVRAVTGVDLTKIPLIQKVTGAQA